A stretch of Besnoitia besnoiti strain Bb-Ger1 chromosome Unknown contig00015, whole genome shotgun sequence DNA encodes these proteins:
- a CDS encoding uncharacterized protein (encoded by transcript BESB_027900) produces the protein MGFSGRDSEVEPAQRLQPQTGGAAPLSSLLDGGGPPVSSLLVATGAAAPLHGPASADCSSFLRSGVQPTRLALAPACARRWIPGDGEALNLLSEVSPGFLRRSQPPGPQLPCGGHWGAVVGPLAPGGLRPETPTQRQRTPSPPLRMSASPPQTEGSTAGYASPPHLLSRLSSFENANPFPRQAGARFLFQPPHAALAGARADEQIYGRDGLPFAASLSAGYISLGETAPAALRMSRSMPLSGGNKEGRGFCDLRARGNAGHGGGQLLPATSLQGPLRGQRRDDTFFASMSAGDISSPGTDSPLSGSLAYPLPDRGGHALRNPPRSLESGARGGRGPSFSSPPPDLSSLSQASAAAGLQNALGFFQSFGPIKYIFWDLCSCPLLLRCPVASPTACFDKSATTGTRMDTDSAGTTGSRLSRPVSDPCAFSAGLKRTRTPAEVVCMIARFFRTPVSAVKIFYEEEPAKPLSPQTSREGVGAAPPSLVKSASQRGEERVASEQAQARAQESRSPPSAWAEIQPLSRERHSLRRGLPHAEFSSSEKLSPQKQLTPDGTYAREGSGQGSDHETPSQALCDRLDDESRSVLSEMGCLVHECHKRRVMDCVVAELQRALVAARRQSVDEAMLAQQHSASQFGDSDLLASCLSLSAPPTIVIASSIHFDFTEALRTEIEWSRIGEPPRVRLLVCHSYDWPFRPTGFLSQFIKKMEVPPQIQSAVYTATYRQLVSAMYGVPISLLHPFSPLPSPPANCGDCCLIEPWTGGSEEAFEVPRRHVPPSSFLAQFSAPCPCPVATPGPAEPACGAVDTRSLLSPFQPNVMLHRNRNTSLFSASRGERKAIPVSLATLLPMAEEGSSFGAAAAATWGLSNEVASAAANEDSSRRDAGSAAQNAATVAAACARPGLPADPSRRLVAGSPKGGACDRDAALRGGVLEPDGPARGSNQNYKGERLLSASTAPFGASPTMPERGEHHGKSCDNDAGRLPAPEGAVENRNLRGASDGVSAAAAPAALRATLSSSRSAPVAVPIGGPQRLYASRQLSAEETREDKRLAGRREEPEGNASAGETRSQQTPSRELLELLEAVFASPAASPAQDAEEPEYRFHKRLSMTDSRHREPGLSPRSSSPELPDGERRLSANPPVSASLPGATKALKGSARISGEAALPLAPAPASCAAAHAFADLSSELPVTLNETAQGRAAWPDEEILLPGHANAPVARSAPQHRAEVAHVPTLLERGMEEKDSGDTLDDLPHEDCPLPGAGYRDTQEIPPHQVLAAERKTQSRGVDTSAAKPATRPVPRRPDPAMSPRGEAAEGGRGSSGGCARLSGLPLPSPPAYQAFSPFSFSVQLSAERELREAPRRREPEYFQFDNSGEESASQPSSSDFGLADWQLRELRPLKKPLCRELLSNTILLSPIHSAASSADMRSSQSATARPALESEHEQRTQALISEAPPAVPSSRGPPQTNQETLERAARERASHQWQTARATWPDRRPAEAPEGDTDRGRGGAGAFADASGRARPAAGTADGGSAREGRVVDAREDRKDMWPFESEARAQVEAFETRTYVHLEGAERRDAAGGPGEGRRGSTQQATQAGVATYAHGSASLAEGGMRSPNLSSSVLPPHDHDAQVLCGCRQQLHYVGYSPQTAGDPHECSPPLSSAASGAPSWPFSSAPETAADPSAAQVGAAGRDAGSEDGVSTSAARACAAPEGAAPAASLTAAELQVTSEQASLVSASSLRVVSSAASASSSVASASPSFAFSPFSRSLSLTLLPQANPPLDAPSRRGTSTQSHLSPSDVKRRVSRFRGADDESEPPHGQGSAAVSSSGPVAFERKTTDTELLVTASTSPAQNMPREFSSSPLPPSAPPPPAGTSSLPYPTVRAAAAAFTAAATSGSSGPSRPAAVPPLRLPVEDEGRAHVLALGKLQSRGALPPQPQSVAPDHPASHAFFQQYVLEHAAASEQQERGDESAARAGGGEAAAQGTAPMRPEDADALATLASTSSASPTSAVSFASSFLFLAAGDKPRGPRAAAPRARKGEAWEREDAATRAECRPRRVLRRLKTTTDEAKRGGGFLGGVCCETRFTSLPRCRVSKQMSEAANERRGSLSLNSGERGSGSRLTGSSVADSSCASRQASTFLAEGRRESELGADDAPTSGVRQVLSGLWNAFTSPTPNPEAVPPVIPSSSMSALSSTYFSSSSPSCMRPSSCEHPAWDAAADSGKPGGAESEPASEGAHKAGKQRMASDASKEKQGGTTEGERNRDRDSGWSRTTKSPYMSAARKQRKIRHRRT, from the exons ATGGGCTTCTCTGGGCGAGACTCTGAGGTGGAGCCAGCACAACGACTTCAACCGCAGActggcggggcggcgccgttATCGTCGCTTCTAGATGGAGGAGGTCCTCCTGTGTCCAGCCTGCTGGTGGCAACAGGAGCCGCTGCCCCGTTGCACGGGCCGGCGAGTGCTGACTGCTCATCCTTCTTGCGTTCAGGCGTCCAGCCCACTCGCCTGGCTCTGGCTCCTGCGTGCGCAAGACGCTGGATTCCGGGAGACGGTGAGGCCTTGAACTTGCTATCCGAGGTTTCTCCCGGTTTCCTCCGTCGTTCACAGCCGCCGGGCCCACAACTGCCATGCGGCGGACACTGGGGGGCTGTCGTGGGTCCTTTGGCGCCGGGGGGGCTTAGGCCCGAGACTCccacgcagcggcagcgcacgcCGTCTCCACCATTGAGGATGTCAGCGTCTCCGCCACAAACAGAGGGCAGCACAGCCGGCTacgcctctcctccccacCTTTTGTCGAGGCTGTCTTCGTTCGAAAACGCGAACCCTTTCCCGCggcaggccggcgcgcggtTCCTTTTCCAGCCACCACACGCAgctctcgctggcgcacGGGCTGATGAGCAAATTTATGGCAGGGATGGGCTCCcgttcgctgcctcgctgtcggcAGGCTACATTTCGCTCGGCGAAACTGCGCCAGCGGCTCTGCGGATGTCGAGATCGATGCCGCTCTCAGGCGGCAACAAAGAGGGACGAGGATTTTGCGACCTCAGGGCGCGAGGAAACGCCGGGCATGGGGGTGGGCAGTTGCTGCCGGCAACGTCTCTGCAAGGGCCGCTTCGCGGACAGCGACGCGACGACACGTTTTTCGCCAGCATGAGTGCAGGGGATATATCGTCTCCAGGCACCGACTCTCCGCTCTCTGGTTCACTCGCTTACCCACTGCCGGATCGCGGAGGCCACGCACTACGAAATCCACCCCGGTCTCTGGAGTCTGGAgccagaggcggcagaggccccAGTTTctcctccccgccgccggatctgtcttcgctgtcgcaggCGAGTGCGGCTGCGGGCCTGCAGAACGCTCTGGGCTTTTTCCAGTCCTTCGGCCCCATCAAGTATATCTTCTGGGACCTCTGCTCCTGtccgctgcttcttcgctgcccggtcgcctcgccgacTGCGTGCTTCGATAAGTCTGCCACTACGGGGACTCGCATGGATACAGACAGCGCGGGCACGACGGGCAGCCGGCTATCTCGGCCGGTTTCGGATCcttgcgccttctccgcggggCTTAAGCGCACACGCACCCCTGCAGAGGTTGTGTGCATGatcgcgcgcttcttcagaACGCCGGTCTCCGCAGTGAAGATCTTCTACGAAGAAGAACCTGCAAAGCCGCTCAGTCCCCAGACCTCGCgagaaggcgtcggcgccgcgccgccctccctcgTCAAGTCGGCGAGCCAACGCGGCGAAGAACGCGTGGCCAGTGAGCAGGCCCAGGCGCGAGCCCAGGAGTCTCGTTCGCCGCCGAGTGCCTGGGCGGAGATACAGCCCCTGAGCCGGGAGAGGCACTCTCTGCgacgcggcctgccgcaTGCGGAATTCAGTTCCAGCGAGAAGCTCTCGCCTCAGAAACAATTAACGCCGGATGGAACGTACGCCCGGGAAGGCAGCGGCCAGGGTAGTGACCACGAAACCCCGTCTCAGGCTCTCTGCGACAGACTCGATGACGAGAGTCGCTCAGTCCTCTCTGAAATGGGCTGTCTGGTCCACGAGTGTCACAAACGGCGCGTCATGGACTGCGTCGTGGCGGAGCTACAGCGTGCGTTagtcgccgcgaggcgccaaTCAGTGGACGAAGCAATG CTGGCACAGCAGCACTCAGCTTCCCAGTTCGGAGACTCGGACCTGCTGGCGagttgtctctctctgtctgcgccgccgacaaTCGTCATCGCGTCTTCCATTCACTTTGACTTCACCGAGGCGTTGAGGACGGAGATCGAGTGGAGTCGGAtaggcgagccgccgcgagtgCGCCTCCTTGTCTGCCACAGCTACGACTGGCCGTTCCGACCAACGGGCTTTCTCAGTCAGTTCATTAAGAAGATGGAGGTTCCGCCCCAGATCCAGTCCGCCGTCTATACCGCGACGTATCGGCAGCTGGTGTCGGCGATGTACGGCGTTCCAATCTCCCTTCTGCATCCCTTCAGTCCGCTGCCCTCTCCCCCTGCAAATTGTGGGGACTGCTGCCTGATTGAGCCGTGGACGGGCGGCAGTGAAGAAGCCTTTGAGGTACCTAGGCGCCACGTGCCTCCCTCAAGTTTCCTAGCGCAGTTTTCGGCGCCGTGCCCATGCCCGGTCGCGACCCCCGGCCCTGCCGAGCCGGCATGTGGCGCTGTCGACACGAGATCGCTGCTCAGTCCGTTTCAGCCCAATGTGATGCTGCACCGGAACAGAAATACGTCGctcttctcggcgtcgcggggcGAACGAAAAGCGATCCCCGTGTCTCTCGCAACTCTTCTGCCCATGGCTGAAGAAGGCtcctccttcggcgccgccgccgccgcgacatGGGGCCTCTCGAACGaggtcgcctccgcagccgcgaacgAAGATTCATCCAGACGCGACGCGGGTTCCGCTGCCCAAAACGCGGCGACTGTCGCCGCGGCATGCGCACGCCCTGGCTTGCCTGCTGACCCCAGCCGCCGGCTCGTCGCGGGCTCTCCTAAGGGAGGAGCCTGCGACAGAGATGCAGcgctccgcggaggcgttCTCGAGCCCGAcgggcccgcgcgcggctcgaaTCAGAACTATAAAGGCGAGAGgcttctctcggcgtcgacAGCGCCGTTTGGGGCGTCGCCGACGATGCCTGAGAGAGGCGAACATCATGGGAAGAGCTGTGACAACGACGCTGGGCGGTTACCCGCTCCGGAGGGTGCTGTGGAGAACAGAAActtgcgcggcgccagcgacggcgtttccgcggctgcggcaccgGCTGCCCTGCGCGCGACTCTTTCATCGTCTCGATCTGCCCCTGTGGCCGTCCCCATTGgcgggccgcagcggctctaCGCGTCGAGACAGCTGAGCGCGGAAGAAACTCGCGAGGACAAACGACTCGCGGGCAGGCGGGAGGAGCCTGAGGGCAACGCGAGCGCTGGCGAGACTCGTTCGCAGcagacgccttcgcgcgagCTGCTTGAGCTCTTGGAGgccgtcttcgcttcgcctgctgcgtcgcctgctcaagacgccgaggagccAGAATATCGCTTCCACAAGCGTCTGTCGATGACAGACTCCAGGCACCGAGAACCCGGCCTGTCGCCCCGGTCTTCGAGCCCAGAGCTTCCGGATGGTGAGCGGCGGCTGTCGGCGAACCCGCCggtgtctgcgtcgctcccAGGCGCCACAAAGGCTCTGAAGGGCAGTGCGCGAATATCAGGCGAAGCTGCcttgcctctcgcgcctgctcctgcgtcctgcgccgcggctcaTGCCTTCGCAGATCTGAGCAGCGAGCTACCAGTCACTTTGAACGAAACCGCGCAGGGGCGGGCTGCATGGCCCGACGAAGAAATCCTCCTCCCTGGCCACGCCAAcgcgcctgtcgctcgctccgcgcctcAACACCGCGCCGAAGTCGCTCACGTCCCTACCCTTCTGGAGAGAGGAATGGAAGAGAAGGATTCGGGCGACACGCTGGATGATCTGCCCCATGAAGACTGCCCTCTTCCTGGGGCGGGATATCGCGACACGCAAGAGATTCCGCCGCACCAAGTCCTGGCGGCAGAGCGGAAAACCCAAAGCAGAGGGGTAGACaccagcgcggcgaagcccgCGACGAGGCCAGTTCCGCGGCGACCCGATCCTGCGATGTCGCcaagaggcgaggccgcggagggaggcagaggcagttCAGGTGGATGCGCTCGCCTCAGCGGATTGCcgttgccgtcgccgccggcttaCCAAGCGTTTTCGCCGTTTTCTTTCTCAGTCCAGCTGTCGGCTGAgagagagctgcgcgaggcgccgcggcgccgcgagccggaATACTTTCAGTTCGACAACTCAGGCGAGGAGTCCGCCAGCCAACCGAGCTCGAGCGACTTTGGCCTCGCGGACTGGCAACTGCGAGAGCTGCGGCCACTGAAGAAGCCCCTTTGCCGCGAACTCCTCTCAAACACGATCCTGCTGTCCCCCATTcactccgcggcctcctcagctgacatgcgcagctcgcagtctgcgacggcgcgacCAGCGCTCGAGTCTGAACATGAgcagcggacgcaggcgctgATCAGCGAAGCGCCCCCAGCGGTTCCTTCctcccgcgggcctccgcaAACTAACCAAGAGACTCtggagagagccgcgagggagCGCGCCTCGCACCAGTGGCAAACTGCGCGAGCCACGTGGCCGGATCGACGACCAGCAGAGGCTCCAGAAGGAGACACCGACCGcggtcgaggaggcgcaggagccttcgcagacgcctctgggagggcgaggcccgcCGCGGGGACGGCAGACGGGGGCTCCGCACGAGAAGGCCGCGTGGTtgacgcgcgagaagaccgGAAGGACATGTGGCCTTTCGAGTCCGAGGCACGCGCGCAAGTCGAAGCATTTGAGACGCGGACATACGTGCATCTCGAAggggcagagaggcgagacgccgcaggcggccccGGAGAGGGGAGACGGGGCAGCACCCaacaggcgacgcaggcgggagTCGCGACCTACGCCCATGGGAGTGCGAGCCTCGCTGAGGGAGGCATGCGCTCGCCTAACTTGTCTTCGTCTGTGCTGCCGCCTCATGACCACGATGCGCAAGTCCTCTGCGGGTGCCGTCAGCAACTCCATTACGTCGGGTATTCTCCGCAGACTGCCGGCGACCCTCATGAGTGTTCACCTCCactctcctctgcagcgtcagGGGCGCCTTCCTGGCCTTTTTCGTCTGCACCTGAAACTGCCGCGGAtccctcggcggcgcaggtAGGCGCGGccgggcgcgacgccggaaGTGAGGACGGCGTCTCAACCTCTGCTGCTCGAGCCTGTGCAGCGCCAGAGGGAGCGGCTCCTGCTGCTTCGCTGACTGCCGCGGAGCTGCAGGTAACCTCTGAGCAGGCGTCGCTcgtttccgcttcttcgctgcgggtcgtctcgtctgctgcgtccgcgtcgtcttccgtagcctccgcgtctccgtctttcgcgttttctcccttctcgcgctctctgtcCTTGACGCTGCTTCCGCAGGCCAACCCCCCCCTCGACGCACCCTCCCGGCGGGGGACCTCAACCCAATCCCACCTGTCGCCGTCTGACGTCAAGCGGCGTGTCTCGCGCTTTcgaggcgcggacgacgaaaGCGAGCCACCGCACGGTCAGGgctccgccgctgtctcgTCTTCAGGCCCAGTTGCGTTCGAGAGAAAGACAACAGACACTGAGTTGCTTGTTACCGCGAGCACGAGTCCGGCTCAAAACATGCCACGCgagttctcttcttcgcccctgcctccctctgcaccgccgcctcctgctggGACTTCGTCGCTGCCGTATCCTACAgttcgagctgctgcagctgcatttACTGCCGCTGCTACTTCCGGCTCGTCGGGACCCTCGCGGCCGGCCGCGGTGCCTCCACTTCGCCTGCCGGTGGAGGACGAGGGACGGGCGCACGTGCTGGCGCTAGGCAAGCTTCAGTCTCGCggagcgctgccgccgcagcctcagTCTGTGGCGCCGGACCACCCTGCGTCGCATGCCTTTTTTCAGCAGTACGTGCTGGAgcacgcagcggcctctgagcagcaggagagaggcgacgagagcgCGGCCCGTGCTgggggcggagaggcggccgcgcaggggaCTGCGCCTATGCGgcccgaggacgccgacgcgctcgccacgctcgcctcgacgtcttccgcgtcgccgacatCTGCCGTCTCgttcgcgtcctccttcCTGTTTCTGGCTGCCGGAGACAAGCCGCGTGGaccccgcgcggccgcgccgcgagccagaAAAGGTGAAGCctgggagagagaggatgcCGCGACGCGTGCAGAATGCAGACCGAGGCGggtgctgcgccgcctgaaGACGACCACGGACGAGGCgaaacgcggcggcggcttcctcggcggcgtctgctgcgagacgcgcttcacgtcgctgccgcgttgCCGAGTCTCGAAACAGATGAGCGAGGCGGCCAACGAGCGACGGGGATCGCTCTCGCTCaacagcggcgagcgcggctccGGCTCCAGGCTCACAGGCTCCTCCGTGGCGGACtcctcgtgcgcctcgcgacAAGCCTCCACCTTCTTGGCAGAgggcagaagagaaagcgagctcggagcggacgacgcgcccACGAGCGGGGTCAGGCAAGTCCTCTCCGGTCTGTGGAATGCGTTCACGAGCCCGACGCCGAATCCGGAGGCCGTGCCGCCTGTCATCCCGTCCTCCTCGATGTCTGCCTTGTCCTCAACGTActtctcgtcctcgtcgccgagctgcatgcggccgaGCTCCTGCGAACATCCTGCGTGGGATGCCGCGGCGGATTCCGGTAagccgggcggcgcggagagcgagccTGCCAGCGAAGGGGCACACAAAGCTGGGAAACAAAGAATGGCGTCTGATGCATCGAAGGAAAAACAGGGGGGCACGACGGAGGGAGAGCGAAACCGAGACAGAGACTCGGGTTGGAGTAGGACGACCAAAAGCCCATACATGtcggcagcgaggaagcaaaGGAAAATACGGCACCGCCGCACTTGA
- a CDS encoding uncharacterized protein (encoded by transcript BESB_027910) has protein sequence MNSCMPTRLFLLLVAGQLLILSCVAEVNEATGDGPQQRVEADSAGTAALSVVAKPEQEEITRSSSPEIVNKPENQRMSAAPESYKNGPELNSLCGASPPSREQQESEKGTQAKMLQASTDLPEKPRRHKERSDATFLSYNNLYKQQPAPWASPYQASLAALQYAVASMLQPIPLFYFPLVQQGGMTPREGEISGSRPSVSGRRKREGAARSENGEAESERHKSPRRNDGLYEAPLTPPQKDTHSSGSPRTTVTSSQVSYRGDRDSAPSSHASKRRDHSSSSKYSSYPSSERDGYDPLGDDAATLLPYYARGAFPLPLYFPRPVFSQLLDETSDETATKYFYDDDFHYSARDLQGQRELQYFPTIHTGDHNGFHERPSRHEYEHRRYGSHYNHGMDRFFY, from the coding sequence ATGAATTCGTGTATGCCGACCCGCCTTTTTCTCTTGTTGGTCGCGGGGCAGCTGTTGATTCTCAGCTGCGTGGCGGAAGTGAATGAGGCAACAGGAGATGGGCCTCAGCAACGTGTAGAAGCTGACTCGGCTGGTACTGCAGCGCTTTCCGTTGTGGCGAAACCTGAACAAGAAGAAATCACTCGGTCTTCATCGCCAGAGATAGTGAATAAGCCGGAGAACCAGCGAATGTCTGCCGCACCGGAAAGCTACAAGAATGGCCCGGAACTTAATTCGCTGTGTGGTGCATCGCCTCCTTCAAGGGAGCAGCAAGAATCTGAGAAGGGGACGCAAGCAAAAATGCTGCAAGCTAGCACCGATCTTCCTGAGAAGCCTCGTCGTCACAAGGAACGCTCGGATGCGACATTTTTGAGCTATAACAACCTCTACAAACAGCAGCCCGCGCCGTGGGCTTCCCCCTATCAGGCATCTCTCGCAGCCTTGCAATACGCTGTTGCTAGCATGCTACAGCCGATTCCACTTTTCTATTTCCCGTTAGTCCAGCAGGGAGGCATGACTCCGAGAGAAGGGGAAATCTCCGGATCAAGACCATCTGTTTCTGGCCGTCGCAAGAGGGAAGGAGCCGCACGGTCTGAGAACGGAGAAGCTGAGTCTGAGCGACACAAAAGCCCCCGAAGGAACGATGGCTTATATGAGGCACCTCTCACCCCGCCACAGAAAGACACGCACTCCTCAGGATCACCGCGAACCACGGTGACGTCATCCCAGGTTTCCTATCGAGGAGACCGAGATAGTGCACCCTCCTCTCACGCATCAAAAAGAAGAGATCACAGTTCATCGTCAAAATACTCTTCATATCCTTCCTCTGAAAGGGATGGTTACGACCCTCTAGGCGATGACGCTGCCACCCTCTTACCGTACTACGCCAGAGGCGCCTTCCCACTCCCCCTCTATTTTCCGCGTCCCGTCTTCTCACAGCTCCTCGACGAGACGTCAGATGAGACAGCGACAAAATATTTTTATGACGATGACTTTCATTACAGCGCACGAGACCTTCAGGGTCAGCGGGAACTTCAGTACTTTCCAACAATTCATACAGGAGATCACAATGGGTTCCATGAGCGCCCCTCCAGGCATGAGTACGAGCACCGGCGATATGGAAGTCATTACAACCACGGAATGGATCGGTTTTTCTATTGA
- a CDS encoding uncharacterized protein (encoded by transcript BESB_027920), giving the protein MTPKASEIASNAGRPPVAQVREFFSSFPWGTAAAVAAECAGSAAAFWCTCASSVLLQKSLGISCASKTCKVFGVATVFAASNAAAAAAATIRCAGQLCGIKTPGEKLVFADVGKAAVHRMQSVSALPTGTNEGAADAPLSSSSTICATEGLKAWSDHMMKLGLKEGLLGCTVFWLLGGRFFRLSPSSLLAPGAFHQSHLSLRAGVDYASFEERRFIKKLGETFGCHTCGKRRNVQEWIADHQPPKRVVIVFSQTWLGRFYGFFSRAMGGTRYMPQRFYPQCRECSIKQASVVRKPKPSRKDLVVDCWSVRPYHFTGGVLHILRFIAGW; this is encoded by the coding sequence ATGACCCCCAAAGCGTCAGAAATAGCGTCAAATGCTGGCAGGCCGCCGGTTGCACAGGTGCGGGAATTCTTCAGCTCGTTCCCTTGGGGGACTGCGGCAGCGGTTGCCGCGGAGTGTGCTGGAAGTGCTGCCGCCTTCTGGTGCACATGTGCGTCTTCGGTGTTACTCCAGAAGAGTTTGGGAATATCGTGTGCCTCGAAAACTTGCAAAGTATTCGGTGTGGCTACAGTTTTTGCTGCGAGCaatgcagcagcggctgcagcagcgacaatTCGATGCGCCGGTCAACTCTGCGGAATCAAAACGCCGGGAGAGAAGCTGGTATTTGCTGACGTGGGGAAGGCAGCCGTTCACAGGATGCAATCGGTTAGTGCTTTGCCAACCGGAACaaacgaaggcgcagcagatgcTCCGCTCTCATCTAGCAGCACAATCTGTGCGACTGAGGGACTGAAGGCGTGGTCAGATCACATGATGAAACTTGGACTAAAGGAGGGGCTTCTAGGCTGCACTGTCTTCTGGCTGTTGGGGGGAAGGTTTTTTCGTCTGTCCCCGAGTTCCCTGCTAGCTCCCGGAGCTTTCCATCAAAGCCATCTGTCTCTACGCGCCGGCGTGGACTACGCTTCGTTTGAGGAGCGTCGATTCATAAAGAAGCTTGGAGAGACATTTGGATGTCACACTTGTGGAAAGCGCCGGAATGTCCAAGAGTGGATTGCCGACCATCAGCCACCAAAGCGAGTCGTGATTGTCTTCAGCCAGACCTGGCTCGGCCGATTTTATGGCTTCTTCAGCCGTGCCATGGGTGGGACTCGGTATATGCCACAGCGATTTTATCCACAGTGTAGAGAATGCAGTATCAAGCAAGCTAGTGTCGTAAGGAAGCCCAAGCCATCGCGTAAGGACCTCGTCGTTGACTGCTGGAGCGTCCGTCCATACCACTTTACTGGCGGTGTCCTGCATATCCTGCGCTTCATTGCTGGTTGGTGA